The following proteins come from a genomic window of Nocardiopsis sp. YSL2:
- a CDS encoding type II toxin-antitoxin system VapC family toxin encodes MGRRLILDTNVLISYERGAIDRSAFDEDDLSVAAITIGEYRVGVEMADTAARAAERSRALAAITENVEVLEYTEATAAHHAALIAHTRRGGIPRGKHDLIIAAHAAQTGRTVVSRDAKARFGDLPGVLATEVD; translated from the coding sequence GTGGGCCGACGCCTGATCCTGGACACCAACGTCCTCATCTCCTACGAACGCGGGGCGATCGACAGGTCCGCCTTCGACGAGGACGACCTGTCGGTCGCGGCGATCACGATCGGGGAGTACCGAGTCGGCGTCGAGATGGCGGACACCGCTGCACGGGCGGCCGAACGTTCCAGGGCACTGGCCGCGATCACGGAAAACGTGGAGGTCCTGGAGTACACGGAAGCGACGGCAGCTCATCACGCGGCACTGATCGCCCATACCAGGCGCGGCGGAATCCCCAGGGGAAAGCATGACCTCATCATCGCCGCGCACGCGGCGCAGACCGGGCGCACGGTCGTGAGTCGTGACGCCAAGGCCCGGTTCGGGGATCTGCCCGGGGTCCTGGCCACCGAGGTCGACTAG
- a CDS encoding helix-turn-helix transcriptional regulator, which yields MGGRVAAPLQDAVVQGHHRAVRGLELAEALGVHYQTVGYLERGEYSPSLHLAMRIARYFEVPVEVIFSTEPFPRIGQ from the coding sequence ATCGGCGGCCGGGTCGCGGCGCCCCTCCAGGACGCGGTCGTCCAGGGACATCACCGGGCAGTCCGCGGCCTGGAGCTGGCCGAGGCCCTGGGCGTCCACTACCAGACCGTCGGCTACCTGGAGCGGGGCGAGTACAGCCCCAGCCTGCACCTGGCGATGCGGATCGCCCGCTACTTCGAGGTGCCGGTGGAGGTCATCTTCTCCACCGAGCCCTTCCCCCGCATCGGCCAGTAG
- a CDS encoding helix-turn-helix transcriptional regulator codes for MPTENTSNGSGRRGKASAGGSEAIYNRIAVLRAERGVSRRALAEALGVHYQTVGYLERGEYSPSLHLAMRIARYFEVPVEVVFSTEPFPRIGQ; via the coding sequence GTGCCTACTGAGAACACGAGCAACGGATCCGGCCGCCGGGGCAAGGCGTCGGCGGGCGGATCCGAGGCGATCTACAACCGCATCGCGGTGCTGCGTGCCGAACGGGGGGTCTCGCGCCGGGCGCTGGCCGAGGCCCTGGGCGTCCACTACCAGACCGTCGGCTACCTGGAGCGGGGCGAGTACAGCCCCAGCCTGCACCTGGCGATGCGGATCGCCCGCTACTTCGAGGTGCCGGTGGAGGTCGTCTTCTCCACCGAGCCCTTCCCCCGCATCGGCCAGTAG
- a CDS encoding class II aldolase/adducin family protein → MLLEQERRDVCLTARALAAGTGTAPGESGTVSVRSGDLVVVTPHGVPLDQLQAADCPVMSLDDRVLEGRRDPAAEATLHLAVHRRAADHGDEVTAVVNAFTTDTVAVSSVLAELPPIHHRAAALGGAIAVTPYTLYGSGEIADHAVKALKGRDAALLAGHGGLALGRGLEHALENLRLLDWLSGAYLRARQIGEPRALSEDELAQVRHRDTYGWAGPDIW, encoded by the coding sequence ATGCTGCTTGAACAGGAACGACGGGACGTCTGCCTGACGGCCCGTGCCCTCGCCGCCGGCACCGGGACCGCGCCCGGAGAGTCGGGCACCGTCAGCGTCCGCAGCGGCGACCTGGTGGTGGTCACCCCCCACGGCGTCCCGCTCGACCAGCTCCAGGCCGCGGACTGCCCGGTGATGTCCCTGGACGACCGTGTGCTGGAGGGGCGCCGCGACCCGGCCGCCGAGGCCACGCTGCACCTGGCCGTGCACCGCCGGGCCGCCGACCACGGGGACGAGGTCACCGCGGTCGTCAATGCCTTCACCACCGACACCGTCGCGGTGTCGTCGGTCCTGGCCGAGCTGCCCCCGATCCACCACCGGGCCGCCGCCCTGGGCGGGGCGATCGCCGTCACCCCCTACACGCTCTACGGCAGCGGCGAGATCGCCGACCACGCGGTCAAGGCGCTCAAGGGCCGCGACGCCGCCCTGCTCGCCGGCCACGGCGGACTCGCGCTGGGACGCGGGCTGGAGCACGCGCTGGAGAACCTGCGGCTGCTGGACTGGCTGAGCGGCGCGTACCTGCGCGCGCGCCAGATCGGGGAGCCCCGGGCGCTGTCCGAGGACGAGTTGGCCCAGGTCCGCCACCGCGACACCTACGGATGGGCCGGCCCCGACATCTGGTGA
- a CDS encoding type II toxin-antitoxin system Phd/YefM family antitoxin produces the protein MRTITATEAARKFSDLLDAIENGERVTITRGKSPVAEIGPARRRTGADLRAALEGITPPDDRFESDINEALAFLTNEEADPWADA, from the coding sequence ATGCGAACGATCACCGCGACCGAGGCTGCGAGGAAGTTCTCGGATCTCCTGGACGCGATCGAGAACGGCGAGCGCGTGACCATCACGAGGGGAAAGTCGCCCGTCGCCGAGATCGGCCCCGCTCGTCGCCGCACCGGCGCGGATCTGCGTGCGGCGCTGGAAGGCATCACGCCGCCTGACGACAGGTTCGAGAGCGACATCAACGAAGCGTTGGCCTTTCTCACGAACGAGGAGGCCGACCCGTGGGCCGACGCCTGA
- a CDS encoding ABC transporter permease, producing MNATVNAVRAGLSRGLLEFRGSFASPMELFGYFYMPVLFVVLGAFMSSGRVEGADTTYGAVTYAGGVVFTLVMAGMLTVAQVLAAERENATLLRAKTLPHGMLGYTVAKVVHIVGIVLTSLALMVLPGLFLVEGFGPRSWDDAATLVWVCVLGTLALAPFGAIAGSFISNPRFVGLLMVPIVFLLMGSGVMFPLDFLPDWVGTAALFLPIYWLGLGVRAGSLPDDYAALEMAGSWQLPQVAVVLALWAVVGFVVAPWVLRRMARRESGSRVQAAREKAMKRAY from the coding sequence ATGAACGCCACCGTCAACGCGGTCCGCGCCGGCCTGTCCCGTGGCCTGCTGGAGTTCCGGGGCTCGTTCGCCAGTCCGATGGAGCTGTTCGGCTACTTCTACATGCCGGTGCTGTTCGTCGTCCTCGGGGCGTTCATGTCCAGTGGGCGGGTGGAGGGGGCCGACACCACCTACGGCGCCGTGACCTACGCGGGCGGTGTGGTCTTCACGCTCGTGATGGCGGGCATGCTCACCGTGGCGCAGGTCCTGGCCGCCGAGCGCGAGAACGCCACGCTCCTGCGGGCCAAGACCCTGCCGCACGGGATGCTCGGCTACACCGTCGCCAAGGTGGTCCACATCGTGGGGATCGTGCTGACCTCGCTGGCCCTCATGGTCCTGCCCGGCCTGTTCCTGGTGGAGGGCTTCGGCCCGCGGTCCTGGGACGACGCGGCCACCCTCGTCTGGGTCTGCGTGCTGGGCACGCTGGCCCTGGCCCCGTTCGGGGCGATCGCCGGGTCCTTCATCTCCAACCCGAGGTTCGTGGGACTCCTGATGGTCCCGATCGTCTTCCTGCTGATGGGTTCCGGCGTCATGTTCCCGCTGGACTTCCTGCCCGACTGGGTGGGGACGGCCGCCCTCTTCCTGCCCATCTACTGGCTGGGGCTCGGCGTCCGCGCGGGGTCGCTGCCCGACGACTACGCCGCCCTGGAGATGGCCGGATCCTGGCAACTGCCCCAGGTGGCCGTGGTTCTGGCACTGTGGGCGGTGGTCGGGTTCGTCGTGGCGCCGTGGGTGCTGCGGCGGATGGCCCGTCGGGAGTCGGGGTCGCGCGTCCAGGCGGCCAGGGAAAAGGCGATGAAGCGTGCCTACTGA
- a CDS encoding glycine betaine/L-proline ABC transporter ATP-binding protein produces the protein MSTQTVQEQGSPGGDTDVTFSVRNLWKIFGKNADKVIGTELETADRDRIKEETGCTVAVRDVSFDVHPGEIFVVMGLSGSGKSTLIRCLSRLIEPTAGQVLLDGEDIGEATQQRLRELRRHKMAMVFQHFGLLPNRRIVDNVAYGLEVRGMGRAERYARAGEMIEMVGLSGYENARPGELSGGMQQRVGLARALAVDPEVLMFDEPFSALDPLIRRDMQAEVSRLQRELNKTSVFITHDLQEALKLGDRIAIMRDGELVQVGTPEEVVGRPANAYVADFTSDVARTTVLTARWLVRDAYPGERTDGPVTEPGTVLAEVLPMLAASTAPVRVVEGDTLLGYVGRDDVLRAIAEDQLSENEVAVAIEETVGELSDESTDPAELSTGGPGGSTGPQGGGARGTAPSGSANPTGHGGPAPTGDGG, from the coding sequence ATGAGCACACAGACCGTCCAGGAGCAGGGGTCGCCCGGGGGTGACACCGACGTCACCTTCTCCGTCCGCAACCTCTGGAAGATCTTCGGCAAGAACGCCGACAAGGTCATCGGCACGGAGCTGGAGACGGCCGACCGGGACCGGATCAAGGAGGAGACCGGCTGCACCGTCGCCGTGCGGGACGTGTCCTTCGACGTCCACCCCGGTGAGATCTTCGTCGTCATGGGCCTGTCCGGCTCCGGCAAGTCGACGCTGATCCGCTGCCTGAGCCGCCTCATCGAACCCACGGCCGGGCAGGTGCTGCTCGACGGTGAGGACATCGGCGAGGCCACCCAGCAGCGCCTGCGCGAGCTGCGCCGCCACAAGATGGCCATGGTGTTCCAGCACTTCGGCCTGCTGCCGAACCGCCGCATCGTCGACAACGTGGCCTACGGCCTGGAGGTGCGCGGCATGGGCCGCGCCGAGCGCTACGCCCGCGCGGGCGAGATGATCGAGATGGTCGGCCTGTCCGGCTACGAGAACGCGCGGCCCGGTGAGCTGAGCGGCGGCATGCAGCAGCGGGTGGGCCTGGCCCGCGCGCTGGCCGTCGACCCCGAGGTGCTGATGTTCGACGAGCCGTTCAGTGCGCTCGACCCGCTGATCCGCCGCGACATGCAGGCCGAGGTCTCCCGGCTCCAGCGCGAGCTGAACAAGACGTCGGTGTTCATCACCCACGACCTGCAGGAGGCCCTGAAGCTGGGCGACCGCATCGCCATCATGCGCGACGGCGAACTCGTCCAGGTCGGCACCCCGGAGGAGGTGGTGGGCCGGCCGGCCAACGCCTACGTCGCCGACTTCACGTCCGACGTCGCGCGCACGACCGTGCTGACCGCGCGGTGGCTGGTGCGCGACGCCTACCCCGGGGAGCGCACGGACGGCCCGGTCACCGAGCCGGGCACGGTGCTCGCGGAGGTCCTGCCGATGCTCGCGGCGAGCACCGCGCCCGTGCGGGTCGTGGAGGGCGACACCCTCCTCGGCTACGTGGGCCGCGACGACGTGCTCCGCGCCATCGCCGAGGACCAGCTCTCCGAGAACGAGGTGGCCGTGGCCATCGAGGAGACCGTCGGGGAGCTGTCGGACGAGTCCACCGACCCCGCCGAGCTCTCCACCGGCGGGCCCGGCGGGTCGACGGGCCCGCAGGGGGGCGGGGCGCGCGGGACCGCGCCGAGCGGTTCGGCGAACCCCACCGGCCACGGTGGTCCGGCTCCGACCGGGGACGGTGGGTGA
- a CDS encoding ABC transporter substrate-binding protein yields the protein MRKGALVRLLAVGLALVMVSSCAVRTDQIARDPNTVRIALNGWVGYEASAEVLAYILREEMGYEVQLMRVSEQPSWQALDQGVLDVIVENWGHEDLMELYGPEGNGTVVDGGPNGNEGVIGWYVPAYLQEEYPEITTVEGLKEHTDLFRTAETGDRGEFLGGAPGFVTQDQGMINAFDLDLEIVYAGSEASQITEVRRRYANEEPVLFYFYDPQWLQEELDLVRVDFPDYEEGCADDLSSVPCDYPAYELNKIFRAGFVETGDPAYRFLDNWTWTNADQNRVAQMIADEGMDPTDAAEVWVEENPDVWRPWIPEGFEPAG from the coding sequence ATGAGGAAGGGTGCCCTGGTCCGGCTGCTGGCGGTCGGGCTGGCGCTGGTGATGGTCAGTTCGTGCGCGGTGCGCACCGACCAGATCGCGCGGGACCCGAACACCGTGCGCATCGCCCTGAACGGGTGGGTCGGCTACGAGGCCAGCGCCGAGGTGCTCGCGTACATCCTGCGTGAGGAGATGGGCTACGAGGTCCAGCTCATGCGGGTGTCCGAGCAGCCGTCGTGGCAGGCCCTGGACCAGGGCGTGCTGGACGTGATCGTGGAGAACTGGGGTCACGAGGACCTCATGGAGCTCTACGGCCCCGAGGGCAACGGCACCGTGGTCGACGGCGGCCCCAACGGCAACGAGGGGGTGATCGGCTGGTACGTCCCCGCCTACCTGCAGGAGGAGTACCCGGAGATCACCACCGTGGAGGGCCTCAAGGAGCACACCGACCTGTTCCGGACCGCCGAGACCGGCGACAGGGGCGAGTTCCTGGGCGGCGCGCCCGGGTTCGTGACCCAGGACCAGGGGATGATCAACGCGTTCGACCTGGATCTGGAGATCGTCTACGCCGGTTCGGAGGCCTCACAGATCACCGAGGTCCGGCGGCGGTACGCGAACGAGGAGCCGGTGCTCTTCTACTTCTACGACCCGCAGTGGCTCCAGGAGGAACTCGACCTGGTCCGGGTGGACTTCCCCGACTACGAGGAGGGGTGCGCCGACGACCTGTCGTCCGTCCCCTGCGACTACCCGGCCTACGAGCTGAACAAGATCTTCCGGGCCGGGTTCGTGGAGACGGGGGACCCCGCCTACCGGTTCCTCGACAACTGGACGTGGACCAACGCGGACCAGAACCGGGTGGCGCAGATGATCGCCGACGAGGGCATGGACCCGACGGACGCGGCCGAGGTCTGGGTGGAGGAGAACCCGGACGTCTGGCGGCCGTGGATTCCCGAGGGCTTCGAGCCCGCGGGCTGA
- a CDS encoding aldehyde dehydrogenase family protein, with protein MNQPDVSLPTAPYLSEPGASEATSLYIDGQWRAARNGRVREVLNPADASVLTIVSEGGRPDTEAAIAAARRAFDTGEWRRTTADERGRVLERIADLLQRDREEISVMESLDTGKTIEEGGIDVDDVTNVFRYYAGLADKDAGRVVSAPEGVHSKVVYEPVGVCGMITPWNYPLLQLAWKMAPAIAAGNTMVIKPSEITPVTTCKLVELATEAGVPAGVVNLVLGSGPDAGAPLSEHRDVDLVSFTGGLVTGRRIMASAAETVKTVALELGGKNPNIIFPDVDLDTAVDYALSAAFFHSGQVCSAGARLIVHNDIHDAFTTELARRAEAIRIGRGQDEGVRCGPLVSAEHRAKVEAAVARGVEEGARIIAGGKRPDDPELSRGYFYRPTVFVDCDRSMDIVQTEVFGPVVTVERFETEAQAIELGNDTDYGLSGGVWTNDTGRGERVAAALRHGTVWVNDYGPYFPGAEWGGYGRSGIGRELGLAGLDEYREAKHIYRNLAPEPQRWFG; from the coding sequence GTGAACCAGCCCGACGTATCCCTACCTACCGCGCCCTACCTGTCCGAGCCGGGCGCGTCCGAGGCCACGAGCCTCTACATCGACGGCCAGTGGCGAGCCGCCCGCAACGGCCGTGTCAGGGAGGTCCTGAACCCCGCCGACGCCTCCGTCCTCACCATCGTGAGCGAAGGGGGACGCCCCGACACCGAGGCCGCCATCGCCGCCGCGCGGCGCGCCTTCGACACCGGGGAGTGGCGCCGGACCACCGCCGACGAGCGCGGCCGCGTCCTCGAACGCATCGCCGACCTCCTCCAGCGCGACCGCGAGGAGATCTCGGTCATGGAGTCGCTGGACACGGGCAAGACCATCGAGGAGGGCGGGATCGACGTCGACGACGTCACCAACGTCTTCCGCTACTACGCCGGACTCGCCGACAAGGACGCCGGCCGCGTCGTGTCCGCGCCCGAGGGCGTGCACAGCAAGGTCGTGTACGAGCCCGTCGGCGTCTGCGGCATGATCACCCCCTGGAACTACCCGCTGCTCCAGCTCGCCTGGAAGATGGCCCCGGCCATCGCGGCCGGCAACACCATGGTGATCAAGCCCAGCGAGATCACCCCGGTCACCACCTGCAAGCTGGTCGAGCTGGCCACCGAGGCCGGGGTCCCCGCCGGAGTGGTCAACCTGGTCCTGGGCAGCGGCCCCGACGCCGGCGCCCCCCTGTCGGAGCACCGCGACGTCGACCTCGTCTCCTTCACCGGCGGCCTGGTCACCGGCCGCCGCATCATGGCCTCGGCCGCGGAGACCGTCAAGACCGTCGCGCTGGAGCTCGGCGGCAAGAACCCGAACATCATCTTCCCGGACGTGGACCTGGACACCGCCGTGGACTATGCGCTCAGCGCCGCGTTCTTCCACTCCGGCCAGGTCTGCTCGGCGGGCGCCAGGCTGATCGTGCACAACGACATCCACGACGCCTTCACCACCGAGCTCGCCCGCCGGGCCGAGGCCATCCGGATCGGCCGCGGACAGGACGAGGGCGTGCGCTGCGGACCGCTGGTCTCGGCCGAGCACCGCGCCAAGGTGGAGGCCGCCGTCGCCCGCGGCGTCGAGGAGGGCGCCCGGATCATCGCCGGCGGCAAGCGCCCGGACGACCCCGAGCTCTCCCGCGGCTACTTCTACCGGCCCACCGTGTTCGTGGACTGCGACCGGTCCATGGACATCGTCCAGACCGAGGTCTTCGGCCCGGTCGTGACCGTCGAGCGGTTCGAGACCGAGGCGCAGGCGATCGAGCTGGGCAACGACACCGACTACGGGCTCTCCGGCGGTGTGTGGACCAACGACACCGGGCGAGGCGAGCGCGTCGCCGCCGCGCTGCGCCACGGCACGGTCTGGGTCAACGACTACGGCCCCTACTTCCCCGGCGCCGAGTGGGGCGGCTACGGCCGCAGCGGCATCGGCCGCGAGCTCGGGCTCGCCGGCCTGGACGAGTACCGCGAGGCCAAGCACATCTACCGCAACCTGGCTCCCGAACCACAGCGCTGGTTCGGCTAG
- a CDS encoding proline/glycine betaine ABC transporter permease — protein sequence MAALTRPATGGSGEVGGAAGPRASGGLVTVLTNRWLQALAAIAVLVIGYLVFRSLGSPAWAGPFPTGIGDRFMAWLDGVYAWIVANRNDSPLFLYGFNYVSVGLGSAVVLINRVLDLLTWAGVTAIGVLGAWRVAGWRVALLVLVTFAVFALTGLWNESMTTLALIITSVLIALVFGIPLGILAGRSEVFYRGIRPVLDFMQIMPAFAYLLPFVLLFGIGNPAAAVVTAVYAIPPAVRITALGIREVPKGAVEATTSLGSTPWQVLTKVQLPMAKRTILLGVNQTIMLAVSMVVIASVIGAGGLGDAIYQALSKVNVGEAFQAGLAIVMLAIAMDRVTGAVGHGAHTPNIAPRFQLPVLGAGLIAVIVVVTVARAMGARGWPRELSVDLSAPVNAFYDAVQAAIGAFTATLSEWTLTWVLSPLSELLTGSPWWLVVIVATALGWIFSGWRAALVSGASFVVIGLLGVWVNAMDTLSQVLVASLVTVALGVVVGVLMSRSDVFATILRPILDAMQTLPPFVYLIPAVALFTIGRVPALVAAVIFALPPVIRLVNDGIRGVPAPTKEAALSQGSTRWQLLSKVELPMARGSLLLAVNQGIILVLSMVVMGALVGAGSLGFDVVFGLAQNELGLGLASGLAIVCLGLFLDRVTQGRRAPRA from the coding sequence ATGGCCGCGCTGACCCGACCCGCCACCGGCGGGTCCGGAGAGGTCGGAGGCGCCGCGGGGCCCCGTGCGTCCGGCGGGCTGGTCACGGTCCTGACCAACCGGTGGCTGCAGGCGCTGGCCGCGATCGCGGTGCTCGTGATCGGGTACCTCGTGTTCCGGTCCCTGGGCTCCCCCGCCTGGGCGGGCCCGTTCCCGACCGGCATCGGCGACCGCTTCATGGCCTGGCTCGACGGCGTCTACGCCTGGATCGTGGCGAACCGCAACGACAGCCCGCTGTTCCTGTACGGCTTCAACTACGTCTCGGTGGGCCTGGGCTCCGCGGTCGTCCTGATCAACCGCGTCCTGGACCTGCTCACCTGGGCCGGCGTCACGGCCATCGGCGTCCTGGGCGCCTGGCGCGTCGCCGGATGGCGGGTGGCCCTGCTGGTCCTGGTCACCTTCGCGGTGTTCGCGCTGACCGGGCTGTGGAACGAGTCGATGACCACGCTGGCGCTGATCATCACGTCGGTGCTCATCGCGCTGGTGTTCGGCATCCCGCTGGGCATCCTGGCCGGCCGCAGCGAGGTGTTCTACCGGGGGATCCGCCCGGTCCTGGACTTCATGCAGATCATGCCCGCGTTCGCCTACCTGCTGCCGTTCGTGCTGCTGTTCGGCATCGGCAACCCGGCGGCGGCCGTGGTGACGGCGGTCTACGCGATCCCGCCCGCCGTGCGCATCACGGCGCTGGGCATCCGCGAGGTGCCCAAGGGCGCGGTGGAGGCGACGACGTCGCTCGGCTCGACGCCCTGGCAGGTCCTCACCAAGGTGCAGCTGCCCATGGCCAAGCGCACCATCCTGCTGGGCGTCAACCAGACCATCATGCTCGCGGTCTCCATGGTCGTCATCGCGTCGGTCATCGGCGCGGGCGGTCTCGGTGACGCGATCTACCAGGCACTGTCCAAGGTCAACGTCGGCGAGGCGTTCCAGGCCGGCCTGGCGATCGTCATGCTGGCGATCGCGATGGACCGGGTGACGGGTGCCGTGGGCCACGGGGCGCACACCCCGAACATCGCGCCCCGGTTCCAGCTCCCGGTCCTGGGAGCGGGGCTGATCGCGGTGATCGTCGTGGTCACCGTGGCGCGGGCCATGGGCGCGCGCGGCTGGCCGCGCGAGCTGTCCGTGGACCTGAGCGCGCCGGTGAACGCCTTCTACGACGCCGTGCAGGCGGCCATCGGAGCGTTCACCGCCACCCTGTCCGAATGGACGCTCACCTGGGTCCTCAGCCCGCTCAGCGAACTGCTGACCGGGTCGCCCTGGTGGCTGGTGGTCATCGTGGCCACGGCCCTGGGGTGGATCTTCTCCGGGTGGCGCGCGGCGCTCGTCTCGGGAGCGTCGTTCGTGGTCATCGGGCTCCTGGGCGTGTGGGTCAACGCCATGGACACGCTGTCCCAGGTCCTCGTGGCCTCGTTGGTCACCGTCGCACTGGGCGTGGTGGTCGGCGTACTGATGTCGCGCAGCGACGTGTTCGCGACCATCCTGCGGCCGATCCTCGACGCCATGCAGACCCTGCCGCCGTTCGTCTACCTGATCCCGGCGGTCGCGCTGTTCACCATCGGCCGTGTCCCGGCGCTGGTGGCCGCGGTCATCTTCGCGCTCCCGCCGGTCATCCGGCTGGTCAACGACGGGATCCGCGGGGTTCCGGCGCCGACCAAGGAGGCGGCGCTGTCGCAGGGGTCCACCCGGTGGCAGCTGCTCAGCAAGGTGGAGCTGCCGATGGCCCGCGGCTCGCTGCTGCTGGCCGTCAACCAGGGGATCATCCTCGTGCTGTCCATGGTCGTCATGGGCGCGCTGGTCGGCGCCGGATCGCTCGGCTTCGACGTCGTGTTCGGCCTGGCGCAGAACGAGCTCGGCCTGGGTCTGGCCTCCGGCCTGGCGATCGTGTGCCTGGGCCTGTTCCTGGACCGTGTGACGCAGGGAAGGAGGGCACCCCGTGCCTAG
- a CDS encoding GMC family oxidoreductase, whose protein sequence is MSDTQATYDYVIVGGGTAGSVIANRLTEDPGTTVCLIEGGPDDRDHENVLRLRDWLSVLDSDLDYGYTTVEQPRGNSHILHSRARVLGGCSSHNTLISFRPFAEDLDDWVAAGAEGWDNATVQSYADRIKCNIVPVAEKDRNAMVKDWVASAAEAADVPVVADFNALTSHGGGFSGGAGFLSIAYDPYTGYRSSASVAYLHPIMDVRSNLTVMLETWVDRIEFDGDRATGVSATTKDGRRVTVNARREVVLSAGAVDSPRLLMLSGVGNAGELRELGIEARHDLPGVGENLLDHPESIIMWETDRPVPQETVMDSDAALFVRRDDGDPRPDLMFHIYQIPFDDNTKRLGYDSPEDGYAVCMTPNIPRSRSRGKLYLTSSDPEAKPALDFRYFTDPDGYDEQTIVDGLKIARRVAETEPFRSWIKREVAPGPQVRSDEELSEYGRRAAHTVYHPAGTCRMGGAEDGDAVVDPRLRVRGLRGLRVADASVFPTLPTPNPMVMVLALGERAADLIREDHLQEATR, encoded by the coding sequence GTGTCCGACACCCAGGCCACCTACGACTACGTCATCGTGGGTGGTGGCACAGCGGGCTCCGTCATCGCCAACCGGCTGACGGAGGACCCCGGCACCACCGTGTGCCTCATCGAGGGCGGTCCGGACGACCGCGACCACGAGAACGTCCTCCGCCTGCGCGACTGGTTGAGCGTTCTGGACAGCGACCTCGACTACGGCTACACCACCGTCGAGCAGCCGCGCGGCAACTCGCACATCCTGCACTCGCGCGCCCGCGTGCTCGGCGGATGCTCGTCGCACAACACCCTCATCAGCTTCCGGCCCTTCGCCGAGGACCTGGACGACTGGGTGGCCGCGGGTGCCGAGGGCTGGGACAACGCCACCGTCCAGTCCTACGCCGACCGGATCAAGTGCAACATCGTTCCGGTCGCGGAGAAGGACCGCAACGCGATGGTCAAGGACTGGGTGGCCTCGGCCGCCGAGGCCGCCGACGTCCCGGTCGTCGCCGACTTCAACGCCCTGACCTCGCACGGCGGCGGCTTCTCCGGCGGCGCGGGCTTCCTCTCCATCGCCTACGACCCCTACACCGGATACCGGTCCTCGGCGTCGGTCGCCTACCTCCACCCGATCATGGACGTGCGGAGCAACCTCACGGTCATGCTGGAGACGTGGGTGGACCGGATCGAGTTCGACGGCGACCGCGCCACGGGGGTCAGCGCCACGACGAAGGACGGCCGACGCGTCACGGTCAACGCCCGGCGCGAAGTCGTGCTGTCCGCGGGCGCGGTCGACAGCCCCCGACTGCTCATGCTCTCCGGTGTGGGCAACGCCGGGGAGCTGCGCGAGCTGGGCATCGAGGCCCGCCACGACCTGCCCGGCGTCGGCGAGAACCTCCTCGACCACCCCGAGTCCATCATCATGTGGGAGACCGACCGGCCGGTGCCGCAGGAGACCGTGATGGACTCCGACGCGGCGCTGTTCGTCCGCCGCGACGACGGCGACCCGCGCCCGGACCTGATGTTCCACATCTACCAGATCCCCTTCGACGACAACACGAAGCGGCTGGGCTACGACTCGCCGGAGGACGGCTACGCGGTCTGCATGACGCCGAACATCCCCCGGTCCCGCTCGCGCGGCAAGCTCTACCTGACCAGCAGCGACCCCGAGGCCAAGCCCGCGCTGGACTTCCGCTACTTCACCGACCCCGACGGCTACGACGAGCAGACCATCGTGGACGGTCTGAAGATCGCCCGACGGGTCGCCGAGACCGAACCGTTCCGCTCGTGGATCAAGCGCGAGGTCGCGCCCGGACCGCAGGTGCGGTCCGACGAGGAACTGTCGGAGTACGGCCGCCGCGCCGCGCACACCGTGTACCACCCGGCGGGTACCTGCCGGATGGGCGGAGCCGAGGACGGCGACGCCGTCGTGGACCCCCGTCTGCGCGTCCGCGGGCTGCGGGGCCTGCGCGTGGCCGACGCCTCGGTGTTCCCGACCCTGCCCACGCCCAACCCGATGGTGATGGTGCTCGCGCTCGGTGAGCGCGCGGCCGACCTGATCCGCGAGGACCACCTCCAGGAGGCCACTCGATGA